The proteins below are encoded in one region of Hordeum vulgare subsp. vulgare chromosome 3H, MorexV3_pseudomolecules_assembly, whole genome shotgun sequence:
- the LOC123441093 gene encoding pectinesterase inhibitor 12-like yields the protein MASSFNGSGVLFVVSALLLFGTTQVTPMDYLLPICKTVGGGSTFVGIQFCMDTFHSDPRTAHGATYQDLAAIAVDLLTANATSTKAKIGGLLDGKTADAATAQALRSCQVLYDGILQRQPGSAAAVKGGKFSEAISSLEKSAAAAKECEDGFSKSHVASPVTVENSNAFQLAKLAVGLLYS from the coding sequence ATGGCCTCCTCCTTCAATGGCAGCGGTGTCCTCTTCGTGGTCTCCGCCCTCCTCCTCTTTGGCACAACTCAGGTCACCCCCATGGACTATCTGCTCCCCATATGCAAGACCGTCGGCGGCGGGAGCACCTTCGTCGGCATCCAGTTCTGCATGGACACCTTCCACTCCGATCCCCGGACCGCACACGGCGCGACGTACCAAGATCTCGCCGCCATCGCAGTCGACCTCCTGACGGCCAACGCCACCAGCACCAAGGCCAAGATCGGCGGCCTCCTCGACGGCAAGACGGCGGACGCCGCCACCGCGCAGGCCCTCAGATCGTGCCAAGTTCTTTACGACGGCATATTGCAGCGGCAGCCTGGCAGCGCCGCCGCGGTCAAGGGCGGCAAGTTCAGCGAGGCAATCTCGTCCCTGGAGAAATCGGCGGCCGCGGCCAAGGAGTGCGAGGATGGATTCAGCAAGAGCCATGTGGCGTCGCCGGTGACAGTGGAGAACAGCAACGCTTTCCAGCTCGCCAAGCTCGCCGTCGGCTTACTCTACTCGTAG